A part of Desulfomicrobium baculatum DSM 4028 genomic DNA contains:
- a CDS encoding DegT/DnrJ/EryC1/StrS family aminotransferase — MREKFLVFGSPRITEDEIEEVVSCLRSGWIGTGPRVAEFERRFAAYKDAEHAVAVNSCTAALHLSILAAGIGPGDEVITTPLTFCASVNAIIHAGGTPVLADVDPRSMNIDPKSVKTKITSRTKAILPVHFAGRACDMDPLCALADEHGLTIIEDCAHAIETEYHGRKAGCFGDFGCFSFYVTKNVITGEGGLILARKPEHAARLKVLALHGMSSDAWNRFGDSGYKHYLVTEAGFKYNMMDLQASLGLRQLDKVEAYWRRREAIWARYMDALADLPLTLPAPVEADTRHAYHLYSVMVDETRTGISRDAFLTAMTGRKIGVGVHYLSLPEHPYYQERFGWSPQDYPHARDIGRQTVSLPLSAKLTDEDVDDVITAVRGVLAKS; from the coding sequence ATGCGCGAAAAATTTCTGGTTTTCGGATCGCCACGAATCACCGAGGATGAGATAGAGGAAGTCGTCTCCTGCCTGCGTAGCGGCTGGATCGGCACTGGCCCGCGGGTGGCCGAGTTCGAGCGGCGTTTTGCCGCATACAAGGACGCCGAGCATGCCGTGGCCGTCAATTCCTGTACCGCCGCCCTGCATCTGAGCATCCTGGCCGCCGGGATAGGGCCCGGCGACGAGGTCATCACCACGCCGCTGACCTTTTGCGCCTCGGTCAACGCCATCATCCATGCCGGGGGCACCCCTGTTCTGGCCGACGTGGATCCGCGCAGCATGAATATTGATCCAAAGAGCGTGAAGACAAAGATCACCTCCCGCACCAAGGCCATCCTGCCCGTGCATTTCGCAGGTCGGGCCTGCGACATGGATCCGCTCTGCGCCCTGGCCGACGAGCATGGCCTGACGATCATCGAGGACTGCGCCCACGCCATCGAGACCGAGTACCACGGCCGCAAGGCCGGGTGTTTCGGGGATTTCGGCTGTTTCAGCTTCTACGTGACCAAAAACGTCATCACCGGCGAGGGCGGACTCATCCTCGCCAGAAAGCCGGAGCATGCGGCCCGGCTCAAGGTTCTGGCCCTGCACGGCATGTCCAGCGACGCCTGGAACCGTTTCGGCGATTCGGGCTACAAGCATTATCTCGTGACCGAGGCCGGGTTCAAATACAACATGATGGATTTGCAGGCGTCCCTGGGTCTGCGCCAGCTCGACAAGGTCGAAGCGTACTGGCGGCGGCGGGAGGCTATCTGGGCCCGCTACATGGACGCCCTGGCCGATCTGCCGCTGACTTTGCCCGCGCCCGTCGAAGCGGATACCCGGCATGCATATCACCTGTATTCCGTGATGGTCGACGAGACGCGAACCGGGATCAGCCGCGATGCCTTCCTGACAGCCATGACGGGGCGCAAGATCGGAGTCGGCGTGCATTATCTCTCCCTACCCGAGCATCCGTACTACCAGGAGCGCTTCGGGTGGTCGCCGCAGGACTACCCGCACGCGCGTGATATCGGCCGTCAGACCGTGAGTCTTCCTCTTTCGGCCAAACTGACGGATGAGGATGTGGATGACGTGATCACGGCCGTGCGCGGGGTGCTGGCCAAATCCTGA